In Moritella sp. F3, a single genomic region encodes these proteins:
- a CDS encoding efflux RND transporter periplasmic adaptor subunit, which produces MKTLLTSSITLALGLAAGTWFSTQATTNTTNAEPEILYWVAPMDANYRRDKPGQSPMGMDLVPVYAKKSQTTATQATAAQEPLYWVAPMDANYRRDKPGQSPMGMDLIPVYEDATTASDAGLVTISSRVENNLGVRTQTAQRRPFAMQINTVGMLEFNQDSLWQINSRVSGWVDQLYINNTGEYVTKGQPLLTLYSPELIKAQEELLNTLRIGNKTLITSAKHRLSALGINQAQIKLLTRTQKVIQNVTISAPESGYITELAIREGAYITPSAQIIEAGLLTEIWLQAEVFESQAGQVQVGDKAKMQVDSFPGQTWLGEVDYIYPELNAATRTLKVRVKIANPDEQLKPNMFATLTLSSQQQADSIQVPREAIIRSGTFDRIVLAKGNGQYQSIKITLGRESAGYVEVLAGLKDGDDVVTSAQFLLDSESSLTADFSRIGPPTTSNNTNMAMDHSKMDHNAMAGMDHSSMNMDSMDDKAMSKTTKPAVEDDLAWLDFDDAGEL; this is translated from the coding sequence ATGAAAACATTACTTACCAGCTCAATTACACTAGCGCTCGGCCTTGCTGCCGGTACTTGGTTTAGTACACAAGCAACAACGAATACAACTAACGCAGAGCCAGAAATCCTATATTGGGTCGCGCCAATGGATGCCAATTACCGTCGCGATAAACCCGGCCAATCACCAATGGGCATGGATTTAGTCCCTGTTTATGCTAAAAAATCACAAACAACAGCAACACAAGCCACTGCCGCCCAGGAACCGCTATACTGGGTTGCGCCAATGGATGCTAATTACCGTCGAGATAAACCCGGCCAATCGCCAATGGGCATGGATTTAATCCCAGTCTACGAAGATGCCACAACAGCAAGCGATGCAGGCTTAGTGACCATCTCGTCCCGTGTCGAAAATAATTTAGGTGTGCGTACACAAACGGCTCAACGTCGCCCTTTCGCTATGCAAATTAATACTGTCGGCATGTTGGAGTTTAACCAAGATTCGTTATGGCAAATTAATAGCCGAGTGTCTGGTTGGGTAGATCAGCTCTACATTAACAATACTGGCGAGTACGTCACGAAAGGGCAGCCATTATTAACCTTATATTCACCAGAACTGATTAAAGCACAAGAAGAGTTACTCAACACTCTGCGTATCGGTAATAAAACCCTCATCACTTCAGCAAAACATCGTTTGTCTGCATTGGGCATAAACCAAGCACAAATTAAGCTGCTTACCCGAACTCAAAAAGTGATCCAAAATGTCACTATATCGGCCCCAGAATCCGGTTACATCACCGAACTTGCGATCCGTGAAGGTGCTTATATCACGCCTTCAGCACAGATAATAGAAGCGGGATTATTAACGGAAATATGGTTACAAGCCGAAGTATTCGAGTCGCAAGCAGGTCAAGTGCAAGTCGGTGACAAAGCGAAAATGCAGGTAGATAGTTTCCCAGGGCAAACCTGGTTAGGAGAAGTAGATTATATTTACCCAGAATTAAATGCCGCAACCCGCACCCTAAAAGTCAGAGTGAAAATCGCCAACCCTGATGAACAATTAAAACCAAACATGTTTGCAACGCTAACGCTTAGCAGCCAACAACAAGCCGACTCCATACAAGTACCCCGTGAAGCGATCATCCGCTCTGGAACTTTTGACCGTATCGTACTCGCCAAAGGTAACGGTCAATATCAATCAATCAAAATCACTTTAGGCAGAGAATCAGCGGGTTATGTTGAAGTATTAGCCGGGCTTAAAGATGGTGATGACGTGGTTACCAGTGCGCAATTCCTGCTGGATTCAGAATCAAGCTTAACCGCAGATTTCAGCCGTATTGGTCCGCCAACAACGAGCAACAATACGAATATGGCAATGGACCATAGCAAAATGGATCACAATGCAATGGCAGGAATGGATCATAGCTCGATGAATATGGACAGCATGGACGATAAGGCGATGTCGAAAACAACGAAGCCCGCGGTTGAAGATGACTTAGCTTGGTTAGACTTCGATGACGCAGGAGAACTGTAA
- a CDS encoding efflux RND transporter permease subunit codes for MIKKIIEWSIHNRIMVLLATLVVLIYGSFVIKNTPIDAIPDLSDVQVIIKTTYPGQAPQVVEDQVTYPLTTAMLSVPGAKTVRGYSFFGDSYVYVIFDDGTDMYWARSRVLEYLSQVTPNLPSTAKPALGPDATGVGWVYSYALTDTSGNHDLSQLRSIQDWFLKYELQTVPGVSEVATVGGMVKQYQISVNPDKLRSYQIPLSLITNAIKRGNQEAGASVIEMAEAEYMVRANGYISSIDDLKNIPLKLSNTGTPLLLGDVADIVLGPQMRRGVSELDGEGEVVGGIIVMRYSENARDVIAGVKDKLQTLQASLPEGVEIVPTYDRSTLIDNAVENLYLKLLEEFLVVIVVCALFLFHIRSSLVVLVSLPIGILVAFIVMSWQGINANIMSLGGIAIAIGAMVDGAIVMVENVHKHIEKTPLTDNNRWQVISKAAAEVGPALFFSLLIITFSFVPVFVLEGQEGKMFAPLAFTKTYAMAASAGLAVTLVPILMGYFIRGKVLPEHKNPINRGLIALYRPILALSLKAPVLLLCIVFGLVAIGFYPVNKIGSEFIPPLDEGDLMYMPTTYPGISIGKARELLQQTNKLIKTVPEVERVWGKAGRAETATDAAPLTMIETFITLKPKAEWREGMTSEGLRQELDKLVQFPGLTNAWVMPIKTRTDMLATGIKTPIGIKVAGEKLVEIEKIGKQIEKILLNVPGTASAYAERVVGGRYVKIDIEREKAARYGLNIADVQDVISTAVGGVNVTQTIEGLERYPVNIRYPQSYRDSIEQMKLLPLVTPQGARIALSDVATIYVEDGAPMIKTENARPNGWIYVDIEGRDLGSYVVDAQQAVAEQLVLPAGYSITWSGQYEYMQRAKDTLSVVIPATLAIIVLLLYLAFRRVGEVLLILGTLPLAMIGGIWLLYLLNYNFSIAVGVGFIALAGVSVEIGVIMLVYLNQSLASAQAAGHFTKAKLKQAVMDGAGLRVRPIMMTVATVIIGLIPIMYGGGTGSQVMQRIAAPMIGGMVSAIILTLLVLPASFYLWKSISLKSQMVNEQDTETANK; via the coding sequence ATGATCAAAAAAATAATTGAATGGTCGATACACAATCGTATCATGGTATTACTGGCCACTTTGGTTGTGCTTATCTACGGTAGTTTTGTGATCAAAAATACCCCGATTGATGCCATCCCAGATCTCTCTGATGTACAAGTTATCATTAAAACCACGTATCCAGGGCAAGCACCACAAGTTGTTGAAGATCAAGTCACCTACCCTCTGACGACGGCGATGTTATCGGTACCGGGTGCCAAAACAGTGCGCGGTTACTCTTTCTTTGGTGACTCTTATGTTTACGTTATCTTTGATGATGGTACTGACATGTACTGGGCTCGCTCACGTGTTTTAGAATATCTATCGCAAGTAACTCCAAATCTTCCCAGCACAGCAAAACCAGCACTGGGCCCTGATGCAACGGGTGTGGGTTGGGTATATTCGTACGCACTAACCGATACCAGTGGTAATCACGATCTAAGCCAACTTCGCAGTATCCAAGATTGGTTTTTAAAATATGAATTACAGACCGTACCCGGTGTATCGGAAGTCGCGACTGTCGGCGGTATGGTTAAGCAATATCAGATCAGTGTGAATCCTGATAAGCTGCGTAGTTATCAGATCCCATTATCATTAATCACGAACGCGATTAAACGCGGCAATCAGGAAGCCGGAGCCAGCGTCATCGAAATGGCCGAAGCCGAATACATGGTGCGTGCAAATGGTTATATCAGCTCAATCGATGACTTAAAAAATATTCCCTTAAAACTCAGCAATACAGGTACTCCCTTATTACTGGGTGATGTGGCTGATATTGTCCTCGGTCCACAAATGCGCCGTGGCGTTTCCGAACTAGACGGTGAAGGCGAAGTGGTTGGTGGCATTATTGTCATGCGCTACAGTGAAAACGCCCGTGACGTGATCGCCGGGGTCAAAGACAAACTACAAACATTACAAGCCTCGTTACCAGAAGGCGTTGAGATTGTTCCTACCTATGATCGCTCAACACTAATTGATAATGCGGTCGAAAATCTTTACCTAAAATTATTGGAAGAGTTTCTTGTCGTTATTGTGGTTTGCGCATTATTTCTATTCCATATTCGTAGTTCATTAGTCGTATTAGTCAGCTTACCAATCGGTATTCTCGTGGCCTTCATCGTCATGTCATGGCAAGGTATTAATGCCAATATCATGTCACTAGGTGGGATAGCTATTGCCATTGGCGCCATGGTTGATGGTGCGATTGTGATGGTCGAAAATGTCCATAAACATATAGAAAAGACTCCATTAACAGATAACAATCGCTGGCAAGTCATCAGTAAAGCAGCTGCAGAAGTGGGGCCGGCATTATTCTTCTCGTTACTGATCATTACCTTTAGCTTCGTGCCGGTATTCGTACTGGAAGGCCAAGAAGGTAAAATGTTTGCCCCGCTCGCCTTTACTAAAACGTATGCGATGGCAGCATCAGCCGGACTTGCAGTGACCTTAGTACCGATTTTAATGGGTTACTTCATTCGCGGTAAGGTATTGCCTGAACATAAAAACCCAATCAACCGTGGTTTAATTGCGCTATACCGTCCAATACTGGCATTGTCACTCAAAGCGCCGGTACTGCTACTGTGTATCGTGTTTGGCCTTGTCGCTATTGGCTTTTATCCTGTAAATAAGATCGGCAGTGAATTTATTCCACCGCTTGATGAGGGCGATCTCATGTATATGCCAACGACGTACCCGGGCATCAGCATAGGTAAAGCCCGAGAGTTATTACAGCAAACCAATAAGTTAATCAAAACCGTACCCGAAGTAGAACGCGTATGGGGCAAAGCGGGCCGCGCCGAAACCGCCACCGATGCCGCACCATTAACTATGATTGAAACCTTTATCACGTTAAAACCGAAAGCAGAATGGCGAGAAGGGATGACCTCTGAGGGTTTACGTCAAGAACTCGATAAATTAGTGCAATTTCCGGGTTTAACTAACGCTTGGGTCATGCCAATCAAAACCCGTACCGATATGTTAGCGACTGGTATCAAAACGCCAATTGGTATCAAGGTCGCGGGTGAAAAACTCGTTGAGATTGAAAAAATCGGTAAACAGATAGAAAAAATCTTACTTAACGTTCCCGGTACCGCATCTGCTTATGCCGAACGTGTTGTTGGCGGTCGTTATGTGAAAATTGATATTGAACGTGAAAAAGCGGCGCGTTATGGACTCAATATTGCGGATGTGCAAGACGTAATATCGACAGCAGTCGGCGGTGTTAACGTCACTCAAACCATTGAAGGCTTAGAGCGTTACCCAGTAAATATTCGTTACCCACAGTCTTACCGAGACAGTATTGAGCAAATGAAATTATTACCGCTGGTAACGCCCCAAGGTGCAAGAATAGCCTTAAGTGATGTAGCAACTATCTATGTCGAAGACGGTGCACCGATGATTAAAACTGAAAACGCCCGCCCTAATGGTTGGATTTATGTAGACATAGAAGGCCGAGATCTCGGATCTTATGTAGTTGATGCTCAGCAAGCAGTAGCCGAGCAATTAGTCCTGCCCGCGGGTTATTCAATTACCTGGTCGGGACAATACGAATATATGCAACGTGCCAAAGACACCCTATCTGTGGTGATCCCAGCAACACTCGCCATTATCGTGTTGTTGCTGTATCTCGCCTTTAGACGTGTTGGCGAAGTATTACTGATCCTCGGCACACTGCCGTTAGCCATGATTGGTGGTATCTGGTTGTTGTATTTACTCAACTACAATTTCTCGATTGCCGTCGGTGTAGGTTTCATCGCCCTAGCAGGTGTATCTGTCGAAATTGGCGTGATAATGCTGGTTTATTTAAACCAATCATTAGCAAGCGCACAAGCGGCAGGCCATTTCACCAAGGCAAAATTAAAGCAAGCTGTTATGGATGGTGCTGGCTTACGTGTTCGTCCCATTATGATGACAGTAGCAACCGTGATTATCGGCTTGATCCCAATTATGTATGGTGGCGGTACCGGATCTCAAGTTATGCAGCGTATTGCAGCACCGATGATTGGCGGCATGGTTTCAGCCATTATTCTGACACTATTAGTATTACCAGCCTCTTTCTATCTGTGGAAATCAATCAGCTTAAAATCACAGATGGTTAATGAGCAAGATACTGAAACTGCAAATAAATAG